A genomic stretch from Helianthus annuus cultivar XRQ/B chromosome 1, HanXRQr2.0-SUNRISE, whole genome shotgun sequence includes:
- the LOC110928395 gene encoding acidic leucine-rich nuclear phosphoprotein 32 family member B-like, translated as MDYFCNVMIFFVQTKIGNRNVDHHHTLIPHATGKAPLVHSPPRHVEIRATRRARLAQTGASSSLAIPAARAEAPAAVHLTPGHIRIQFLEADLQDALRRIRDLEEADRRRDFRVEVTEENLHEMFWRVHFLDQRVPPSPPAEPEMEEEEPERGPEEEPEEVPEEDPEEEEPDEVADEGDDDDDGDDGDDGVDGDADMGDGEVDD; from the coding sequence ATGGATTACTTTTGCAATGTCATGATTTTCTTTGTGCAAACTAAAATAGGTAACCGTAACGTGGATCATCATCATACTCTCATTCCCCACGCAACAGGGAAAGCACCTTTGGTTCATTCCCCTCCGCGTCACGTGGAGATCCGTGCTACTCGGAGGGCACGCCTCGCCCAAACCGGTGCATCTTCTTCCCTAGCTATTCCAGCGGCACGAGCTGAGGCTCCTGCAGCTGTCCACTTAACCCCTGGCCATATTCGGATCCAATTCTTGGAAGCAGATCTACAAGATGCTCTTAGAAGgataagggacttggaagaagctgACAGAAGGAGAGATTTTCGGGTCGAAGTTACAGAAGAGAACTTGCACGAGATGTTTTGGAGGGTGCATTTCTTAGACCAGCGtgtaccaccatcaccacctgccGAACCAGAGATGGAAGAAGAAGAACCCGAGCGGGGTCCAGAGGAAGAACCTGAAGAAGTACCCGAAGAGGACCCTGAGGAGGAAGAGCCGGATGAGGTTGCTGATGAAggtgacgatgacgatgacggtGACGATGGCGATGATGGCGTTGATGGTGATGCTGACATGGGCGATGGAGAAGTCGATGACTGA